The segment tgccATGTAAGCTCAATGTTTCCTTAATAAACTGATGAACATTCTGCATGTgaacatacatttatacatttactgtaagtgaacattatgttaaaaaaaattaaagttaacTTTTGATCCTATTTTTGATCCTTTTTGATCCTATTGCTTTTCATTATGTTGTGACAGGGTAATCATAAATAAAGATAAGTGTATGATAATATGTGCAATATGCAATGTGTCTCATTTTgtatattaattttttttctgcaatgtCAATCTTCCATAGTTTTGAAAGTTATGCgatcatttattttagtgatGTTGTGAGTTTTAACTCCTTATCTGTAAATAAACTCTATTTCTGACGAGAAAACAAGAAACGTTCTGTGTTGTGTGGTTGCGATGTCTCAAGAGGACAAACTGTTAGTATGACTTGCAATAGTGACACAGCGGTATTTCTTACTGAGCCATTTTACAGCTGGACACTTAAATTTGTATAAATGTTCATTCTTGAACTGATGATGCTCTTGCGAGCTTTCTGAAATGTCTGACTTCTGACTGACTCACCCCTAAGCGATTCCCACAGCACCCATGTTCTCCAGTGACCTGGATGTAAAGTGCTGCGACCAACACCTGTAATGACAGGAAATACGTTGCAGCATCATCTTACTGTATTATAGGTTCATAAATTTTGGTGAAACAATTCTGTACTTGAGAAActttgtggaaaagaaaatataaaagtcaGAATCTTTGAAAGAAATGTGTTCACGCAGTTTATTGAAAGTGTTGCTGGATTAAGACGAACTCTGATTGTTATCACTGAGGCACCAAATTAGCAGCAACCACtgcaaacaaatttaaaaaactcACCAGTATACCCCCTCCAGCGATTCCCCCCAAGTATTTCACCTCCTCAGTAACATGTCCTTCTTTGGCATACTTGACATCCCAGCCGGGAAAGAACAACATAATGTTGCAGATGATGGAAAGGAGCACTAACGGGTACAGACTACCTGCAATGACACGGGAGCATTTTCCACTACACATGCTGTCAGAGTAAAAAACTAACTGTTAAACCTCTTGTTGTGTGCGCTTCAGCTTAaatccttcctcttcctcagagTAGCTCCACTCGAAGTGCATTGAAATAGATTAAAGTCTGGtttttgcagcttcttcttctttctccttccctctgttctctgtctgatGGGGCTGCACATCGAATCAAATGCCTCCAtttaacttcatgtcctctctcacgACATCTAAATACCTCCTCTTTGACCTTTCAGCTGCATTGGCAGCTAAATACAAATTTTATGTTGATAACGTTGACAACGATATGTTTTTCAATTTGTGCACCACCCCACTGAATTTGAACTGAAACACTCAGCTCATGCTCCAAGATAATGACTAAACTTATAAGTTGTTCTAAAACCGAAGTAAATTAATGTTGACAGTGCAATGCACATTTTTCCAATTCTAAGTTTCCatattagataaataaaatctatatttctgtgtgtttcgATTAATTCATCTTGTTTTAGGAGTTGCATACAAATGATGTTTTGGGTGCTGAAAAGTTAACTTTCAAGCACCAATGTTCGTAAATGTAAATTTCAACACATGCTCTGAACTTTTGCATCacacttaataataattaaggCTTTTAGATGCACTATAACCTTTTAAATTGTGttcaaaatactgtatgtgaaatgttttgtcaaattgAACTTCAGCATGGGGACAGTAGGTGTTATCCCTGTGATAAATCTGTCATAATGTGCAGGGTATGGAGGAGGTGGGTGTTGTACACAATGTTTTCTTGTTGCACTGACGGTGCAGCTGCATTCTTTCATATTTCTACTCTGCTCGCCCACGTATAGCAAAATATATTGTtagttttaaattcaaatacacAGACTATACTATTTTTAGAGTTGCATTTGTAGCTTATTAACATGAAAGCAGAGTTAATGGAGTTTTATCAGGACTGTGACTTTCTTCACCGTGGACTTCCGGACTACAAATACCGCAGAGAGCCCCTCTTAACGCAGTAAACAACCTTTGAACTACTCCCACCCCCCGACACCGAGGATCGCTCCTGGCCACATAGCTGCGTTACAATGTCCTCGTCTCCCGTCAAAGAGTTCCTGGTCACATATTTAATGCCAGAGAAATGCTACGAGGAGCTTTTGGTCCACTTCCACTTGCACGGTGAGGTTTGTCGAGGAACTCTCGGCGGAAACGGGTGAAATGTTGCAACACATGTTTCCAGATGTGGGGCGGACTGAAGATGTTttcgcctctctctctctctctctctctctctctaccaaTTCAACATTACAAACATATTTAGTAACTTAAAACTGAGATATCTGGTGTTCTCTTCACTTACTAACTAACTCGATGAACATCTGCTGAAATGTGATTGTTGTCTAACCTCtgttgtttgtgtcacagttcCCTGCCTTAAGTTTGTACTGAATAAATTTGCCGGATTTTGGATTTTACTGGACATACTACTGGGTAAGATCTCTCCTCAGTCCAAACCTATCACAtgacagctgcagctggacACAGCAggagggataaaaaaaaaagttcctgCTCCCATCCCCCACTTAACTGTTtaagtgttattattattattattgttattatgtaCAAACACTACTGTCTCACCACTCTTTCTATGGACAACAATAATCATGATCATAGgaaattgtgctttttttagCTGCAGATTTCTATTGTATTAACTTCTTTGAGTGAATAGACTGATACTGTAATTCTTACTGTTTGCATATTGATTGTTAATTTGCTACTTGTGCAACCAGCAAATTCTTTTTAATCTTCTCTTCATCACACATATCACCTTGTCGGCTGTCTCCCTTCAGCTCAGCTACCTCAGCTGTTGAAGATACTGTGGAGAGGAAGTGCAGAGGGCCTGAGTCTGGCCTCTGTTCTTCTGCAACTTTATGCGTTCTCATGTCCTGTCGTCTACGCCATGGCCAACAACTTCCCTCTCTTGTATGTAATCAGCAATTAAGCCAAAGACCAAGTTATGGTCACACTGGTCGACGTGTTGCTGTACCTTAGCACACACATGTCTAGAACAGAAACTCCTTTTTGCCTTCTGTTGGTGATTTTACGTGTTGTGTTTCACAATCACCTTCAAAACCTTTAATAGATAAGACAATATTTTTTGTTCTCACGTGTTTCACTCTGTTCCACAGTGCCTGGGCTGAGAGGTTCCTCACATTGGCTCAGACAGCTTCAATTGTATTTCTCGTCCTGCACTACCGCGGTGAAACCCTCACAGGTTAGCAAACACAATCCACATGCAAAGTTTGGCTTCAGATAATAGTTGACTCTACATAGGACTTGACAAAGCACACACGTGTCTGCTTCTACTTAAAGTGAACTTTtgtgagacattttaaaaaatgaatcaatttaatcaattaatcaaacattACAGGAGCCATAAACTTCACAAACAATAACCATATTAgttctgtctgtatctgtgtgagCTGTGTGAGTAATAACAACAGTTCTCTTGACATGCATTTGTATAAAACTGTATTAATGTAGATGTATATGTGGCTATTCAAAAATTCATTGTGTCAGGCAACTACTGATTTTGTGTGTACCAATCTGGGTGATGGAGCAGCAGCCATCTGTCTGTAATTCTTGGTTTCATGTTTTAGTGTTTCCTGTGCAGGAAGAATCAACATCCTCATCCACGTTTTATAagcctgttttgtgttttacctgGCAGGCATGCTGTTCCTCTCGGCTTACAGCTGTGTAATATTCCTCCTCGGctcctgtgcagcagcagcagtcatatCATCGATGCAGACATCCAGCTTGGCGGCTCTAATTGCAAGCAAGGTGCCTTATCTTGTCATCATAGCTCAATATCTGTGCTGTTCTATGATTGATTAAGACACGTGAGCCTTAATTGCAAAGTGATTATTCacagtaaatgtgacaaaagcTGAATTTGTTTGTTGGGTGTGTTGATTCCAGGCTCTCCAGGCTGGAACTAACTACTGCAATGGTCACACAGGCCAGCTGtccactctgtctctgttactAACATGGGCAGGCTCTCTGGGAGTTTGCTTTACATCTCTACAGGTACACAGTCAGGAATCACACACCAACATGGCAGCTAAATGCTTATTTTACACTGTTCTaatctgtttctgttgcttttccttAACTGTGGCTGCTTCAAATGTTGCATATAGGAGACGGGAGGCTCTTTTGCgaccctgtcacacacactgtcagccTGTCTCAGCTGCGTCCTCCTGGGCCAGGCCCTCTGGTACAAGAGAAGCACCACCACTAAAGCGAAGCGTGAATAGACGAGGAGGACAGCAGCAAAGTGAACACTTGATTTTTAAACATATACTCtagaaatgttttcttattcTGTGCTATGGAGAAAAAgtttacactgtttttttttctactgtgaaACATATTGGCATTTGTGTAAATTAAAACTCTCGTTGTTATTCTGTTCAATAGCTTTTAAATTTCAATTTTGCAGTTACAGCTGGGTGAATTAAAAGGAAAGCCTTTAATGCCTGACCTGGTGCTTCTTTGAGCTCTTGGAAGAAATACAACCTGCAAATCAATACAAAGTACAGAATATCTTTTAGAAGAATGACCACCACAAGCAGCCAAGTGCCTTGGCATTGCTACAAGTCTCGAGAACTCAGAGAGGGAACACCATTCTTTATTGCGTCTAGCATGTCGGTCCAAAATCCCTTATAGGTGTTTAACTGTTTTGAGATCGAATGACATCATTTTCATACTCATTAAACCACCGAGTGACCCTTCACACCATTTGGGGTGGGGCATGGATGTGGACATGGATCGGGATAAGAATGTTTTACCATAGGATAAAGGCGATTATTCAGAACAACTTTCTATTGATTGGCAGTGACTCAAAAAGAACAAGTGGAACCAAACCATGTCTGCAAAACACCCCCGCAACACAGGACGAACACCGGATCTGTAGGGGTCAAGAGTTGAGggtgtttctgttatttgtcATCACTTGTTCCATCCTACAATTgtaattcagaaaaataaaggttttgttgCCCTCTAGTGATTGAAATAAGAATGACTTTACTCTCAGGGGGAACAGAATTCAAGGAGGCAGCAGGGTACTGTCAGAATAAACCAATTGCTCTTTGATTGTGGCCTCGCGCTGTTTTCCATTTGGTTTCACTATATTCAAGGATAAATTTTAGGTACGGTGCTTTTTAATGGGTCTACCGCAAACCAGGCCTTCTCCAGATTACACATTTGATTGTCAGACCACCCAGTTTAAGATAAAGCTTGTTCTGAACTCTAAACAGACCTACAATAACTaggaatttaaaaaataaaacctcataCGTACTGTCTGTTGATATGACAACTCACATCAAGGTTAAGTGTAAATGTTAGTCAAtaatttctctgctctgcttttccCTGCTGGTCTGAGAGATTGAACATTATTAACCTTGCTCTGTGAGAACGTACTGCTACAGCCTGCTTAAATTATGCCAAAGGTGATCAAAAccattttttcctctgtgcacaGTCTAGAAAATACCAGAAGTGTTAACTGTTTATAGCTGCAAGCTTCGATGTGAGTATCTTTTCATAAACTCCTCTGCTACTGCCACAAAGTGAAGGTTGTTGCTGATTAACACTGAGCAGGAGCTCTACAAAGACACAACTAACTGTGGCAGCACACATGCACCGGTGATATGTTAACCGTGTTTGTTTTGGCGTCGACTTCTGCTCCACAGGTAGTTTTAGATTTGTACGTTGTATTTCTACTacattcattaataaaacataacgCACCAATAtaagaattattattttgacaGAAAGCAGAATACAGAATTAACAGAGGTGTCACCTTAAGTCACCTTCAGTCACCTTCAGTCAGgcctgtgtgtacatgcatttCTCAGAGTCATGTTACACCCCAGCCTGTTAAGATTATGTAATATGTTTGTTTCATACAGCTAACTTTCTGAACAACACTGTTTTAACTGCCAGTAAACCATTGTGAACTGCACACGCCTGAGGCACTCCTGGGGTTGTACACAAACTAGTTACCTTATTTTAACAATTCTGCACGCTAACCACAATCTGTCATTCAAAAGGAATGAACTTTTCAGTTTTGTGATGTCACTTGCTGGCTGCATCAGACACATGAAACAAAcgaacaaaataaaaatgtgtgctgcactttctgttctcttctcccATCAGCTGACAGGAAATTTATCAGTTGGTCAATTTTGCATGTAGTGGTGATGATTGCTACAATTCTTTTGGAAATTTAGGAAATGAATCTCAAGCCACCCACGGCTTAGCTGAACTAAAGATGAGTATGCCTCATCTTTAGTTCAGGCCATATGAATCACAGAGACGCCACAAGGTCTGGcaatcaaaaaaaaagtcagataaTTTATTTGCTCTTCATGTCAAGTGCACAGAAATACAGGCTGTccataataataaatgcatttagcTAAACGTTCATGAAACATTACCAAGCCACAGCGTGTAACATTCATTCAACCCCCTGTTATCACATTTGTCCTGTGTCCATCTGCAGATGGTACACGGGAACCATCAAAAGTATGTTTAGCATGTGTTTGACATGAATTCTTCCCTAACAGGAATCATTTCTGGTTGGAATTGCTGGAGCTTTTCTTTTAAGTTgtgcactgtacagtacagtgtccTGGTCCATTTGAATTGACTTTACCCtagaagataataaaaaaatgaacagaccTAAGAAATCTCCCTTATGACCCATATACAATGAGAAGACAAAGTCCAAGTATGAAAATTTCAACACTTGCTGCAAGAATATCCTGTGCCCATCAAGCAGTAGTTCACAGCCCGACTCGTACTGGACGTTAGTGTCCTTGAACGTAACACTCCATGCTGTTCAGAGTGGTGTCAGGAAGGGCACCCGGTGTAAAACCTGCGCCAAATAAATGTGCTGACCATAATCCGCTGTGGCGTCCCCCCCCCcgtccccccccctccccatgTGTGGAGAGCAGAAAGAGAACACACGCTGCAAGAATATTCTGTATCTAAGAAGATCAAAACTTCAACTTCACATTACATAGGAAACTAAAAGTCTGTTATGGAAATTAAATGGTAAATTTAATGGTGTTGTCATAGCTACAGCGTTTTTATTATCATGTCTTGACAAACACATTGTGCTGTCATGTCAACAGATGTTCAGTCACTGGTAAAATTACTTATAACTAATAATGTAATTGACACTTTGCAGAATATTGTTCACTTTGTGGAGAAAGCATCAAATCTGGCTCATACCTAAGAGGACAGAAAGCTGTTGAAGAACAATGCTAAAAACTGGACTAGCTGGATTCTTTAGCGCTGGCTGTACCACACTGCTGTTAGTAAGTcatttaatatgtgtgtgtcaaatCCAATAAATAAGGCAATTGGTACAgaataaatgtcagtgtctcTGGCACAGCTGTGTAATTCGATCAACAGTATTCCCTAAATTGAAAGTATTCATTCTTGATTTCTTTCATAACAACTGATGACCTAAACATATCAAAAAGAAAACGACTGCTTGACTTAAATAACTTGAATTTAAACAATTTTCTTTATCGTATTTTACTCTTGCTGAGAGGTTAGGGCACAAAGCAACAGTTTTATGAGGGTTGCACTGGAACAATGGATATAAATCACAAGGATCTAATTATAGAAAATGCTGTTGGACAGGAAGcaagttattaaaaaaacacactgtaagcTTCAGGTTGGCACGTAtggcaaatatatatatatatataaaaaaacacgTCAAACAGCAGGTGCTTTTTTTCTAAACTAGCATTATCTATTTACAGTTTGGCTCTTTATGGCACTGTATATTCATTCTTTCAGAAAAGCCAGATGAGGCATAATGCATTAGCTCAGGCTTTAGTGAAATGCTGTATGACATCAGTCTATTTGCTTCTAACTGCAGATTTGGACAGTTCAGTATGTGTCCCTTTAAAAATGGATGAACAGATAAGTAACTTTGACAATGAAGATGTTCTAAACTGTATGTTGTACAAGTATAGTATTTACAAAGATACTGATCACAAATGTAGTGAGAgtgaaaatattctgtttttgcCCTTGTAGAACAGTTGGTTcctttttactgtatgttcctGTATTATGTTGACAAAGACTAATGAAAATGTATCTCTATTTCTCCCACCAATGGCCTTAAAGCAAATATTTGTAATGGTAAATTTTTCTTAACATCCCAAAGGgaacaaacaacagctgcaaaCTAACTGTGTTTGCTATCAGTTTGGTTTTTGCAGTTTCACTGCACATGCTTTATTTACCTAAAATGTTTTGTCCTTTCAAAAACTGACTTTCCCTTTTTTCCCAAGGTACTGACTTCACACTTTCTACTTGAATGGTTCTTACAGAACCCCCCCACCCACAGAATCCTTACTACTGTCCATATTATCCTTATTAGCTGCCTCTGTTGCACATAATCAGTGTGACTGCAACACATTGGTTTAGACTGTTGCCTGTGTTACTTTGGCATTATCatttaacattatataaaaGTGCCTCTGTGGGCCATATTTGATGCTTTCTGTAGAAGATACATAttgcttttgtgtgtattttcataCGTTTTGGAATTACAGAACTAACATACGTTCCCATGAAGGTTATCATCATATCTGCGCATGTcacataaaaatgcatttatgaTATCTGTTAGAGCTCCTGAGTGGATTTCAGCATGTTCACCTTCCTAgctgacacattttgtttgttctacAGTGTTTTCTAATGGGAGTGTATAGTATTACCTTTGCTCTTTCCCATCAAGAAAGGAGCGCATCCCCTGGTTTTTCGTTAAAGGACTCATCTAAACTATGCAGTCTGAGCTTAATGAGTGACCACCTCCAAGTTCCTTGTTCCTGCTGTTATCTGAACTGCTTGTACAATTTGCGCAGTTCGTCCCagaagaacaaagacagaatagTGTGAGGACCAAGTCGGAAATAAGACGCTCCCAATCCTTTGTAGAGTCCCGTCAAGCCCTCTTTCCTCAGTGTCTTAGAAAAGCAGTCGACAAATCCTTTATAAAGCTGCCCCTGAAATTAAGCAAGGATCTGATCAGTCATCCCATGTCACAGCAAGATACAGTATGATGAGCATTTGAGCTCCCATGATTACTGCATCTGTTATAATGCTCCAGGTGTGTCTTCTTACCTTGCCCAGGTGGTCCACAGGCTGGTTGTACAGTCGTGTGCTCACCACATCAAAAGGTGTCATagccagcaccaccaccacactgCTCATCAAGCCGGCACTCAGAGCCACCAACCAGCTGTCCTTAGAGAAGACCTtgggaggaagaaaaataatGCTGTAAGACAACAACCTCAAAAAAAGGGAAGACAGTGAGCGCTCTTAAGATTATGTGAGGATCAGGAAGCAGCGTGACACACGTGAGAAATGAAGATGTGGCACATTCTTCCAACCAGTGCAGTGAAACTAGACCAGTCATCAGGGTACCACCAT is part of the Anabas testudineus chromosome 14, fAnaTes1.2, whole genome shotgun sequence genome and harbors:
- the LOC113168880 gene encoding mannose-P-dolichol utilization defect 1 protein-like is translated as MSSSPVKEFLVTYLMPEKCYEELLVHFHLHVPCLKFVLNKFAGFWILLDILLAQLPQLLKILWRGSAEGLSLASVLLQLYAFSCPVVYAMANNFPLFAWAERFLTLAQTASIVFLVLHYRGETLTGMLFLSAYSCVIFLLGSCAAAAVISSMQTSSLAALIASKALQAGTNYCNGHTGQLSTLSLLLTWAGSLGVCFTSLQETGGSFATLSHTLSACLSCVLLGQALWYKRSTTTKAKRE